A region of the Planktothrix serta PCC 8927 genome:
AACCTCTAATAAAACCTTAACTTATCAGGGGCCATCAGAAGTTTTAGTTAATACGTCTGTGGTTTTAAAAGGAACTTTTGATCCCAAAACCACCGCCGAAATTACCCTTTTTGCTGAAGATCGTTATGCCTTTGATATCAGTTTAGATTGGCAAGAAAGTACCTGGAATTGTCAATTAAACAAAGGATTTAGTGATGCGGGATATCGTTGGTTACGATTAAAAGCTATTGACTCGCAAGGGAATGTTACCGCCAGTCAAGTGATTAATATTACGGTCAGTGAAAATGCCATGACCGTTGGAGAATCCTTAACCTTAGAAATCCTTGAAGATACCTTATTTAAAGTTGTTCCCTTTGATTCGGCTTCCTTAAATCAACGGCAAAAAATAGCGGTAAAAGCGGGTCAAACCTTCAACGTCATCAAATATGGTTTAGTCGATGGTCATTTGAAAGTTGTCTTAGAAAATACGATTCCACCTATTGGCAACTTTGGTTATCTGTATACCGATTATGTGAGGTTAAAAAAAGGATCAGAAGTGTTTCGCTTTGATATTGATGAAGTTCCCGATACCGATGTTACAGCCCAAATGTTGGTAATGGAAACAACAAAAATTAAAGCAAAACCCGTTGATTCTTCTAATTTAGATCCTCAACAATTTGAACAATTGTTATTAGGACAAACCTTTGCTATTAAAGGTTATGCCTCAATTAAAGGGCATTTTCGAGTTACTTTAGCCCAATCTATTCCCGGTTTTGGCACAGTGGGTTATGTGTATTGGCAACACGTTAAATTAATTCGAGATGGTCAAGAAATCGGTTATGATCCTGATGCAATTACCCTGACCGTTTTAGAAAAAACGGTCTTGAAAAAACAACCGATTGATTCTAGCAAATTGTCAGACTCTGACCGCACAACGTTACCCTTGGGACGGGTTTATGGCGTGAAAAGTTATGGCTTAGAAAATAACCATATTAAGGTTTCTCTCTTGGAAGAATTGCCTAATTTTGGCAATACAGGTTATATTTTCCCCCAGTATATTACCTTCAAACGGGGAGGACGAACATTTAACCCCTTACCCCCTCAATTAGAGTTAAATGTACCTTATTTTTCTCAACGAGATAATCCGCGTTTTTATTGGTCTACTTGTAACGTTACTTCGATTGCAATGGTGATGTATTATTACGGTGTGCGACCGAAATACGGACAATTAGAAGATGAATTATTGCAATGGTGCTTTAATTATGCGGGAACAGGTTCTCAAACCGATCATAATGTATTATCTGCTTTAATTCGCGCTTATGGATTTAAAAGTAGTTTTAGTACCACTCGGTATTGGTCTGAATTGAAAAACGAATTAATTAATCGTCGTCCGGTTGTGATTGGTGTAGATACGACTCCATCGGGTCATATTATCACAGTTATTGGCTATAATAATCAGGGATATATTGTTAATGATCCTTGGGGAGATGCCTATACAGGATATTCTAATACTGAGGGTCGGCGGATTATTTATTCCTCTGGTTATATGAATCAAGTTGCAGGGCCAGATGGTTCAGTTTGGGCACATTTTATTGAACCTTAATTAACTGTAGGGGCGGGTTCTGTATTAATTTAGAATACCTACAAATAACCTCTATTAACCCGCCCCACTGTATTAATTTAGAATACCCACAAATAACCTCTATTAACCCGCCCAACCCTACCCTAAAAATTTAATATAAATCTTCAATTGTAGGGGCGGGTTCTGTATTAATTTAGAATACTCACAAATAACCTCTATTAACCCGCCCCACTGTATTAATTTATAATACCCAAAAATAACCTCTATCAACCCGCCCCACCCCAGAATTGAAATTCAATTAAAAAAGAAAGAGGGCGGGTTTTGGTAGATTGTTTGTGGGGATCAAAGATTAATTTAGAACCCGCCCCTACAGTTGTTTAATTTTTAGGACAAAAAGAGTTTATAAGCGGGGTTTTTATTCTCATCCCAATATCGATAACCCAAGCTTTCTAAAAAGGCTTGCCATTCTGCCATTTCTTCAGGAGGAACTTGCATTCCTACCACAATTCTACCATAATCTGCCCCATTATTTCGATAGTGAAATAAACTAATATTCCAGTTGGGACTCATCGAACAAACGAACTTCATTAACGCCCCTGGACGTTCAGGAAATTCAAAGCGATAGAGTAATTCATGATGGGCTAAAGCCGACCGTCCCCCGACCATGTGCCGCAGGTGTAATTTAGTGAGTTCATCATCAGTTAAATCAATAGTTTTAAATCCATTTTCCTCAAAATTCCCGATCATTTTTGCCGCATCTGCTCTATTTTTAATCTGCATTCCGACAAAAATATGAGCTTCTTTTTTATCCGCAATACGATAGTTAAATTCCGTTAAATTGCGTTTACCAATACATTCACAAAACTTGCGTAAACTCCCCGGTTCTTCTGGAATTGTAACGGCAAAAATAGCCTCTCGACGTTCTCCAAATTCCGCGCGTTCTGCTACAAACCGCAACCGATCAAAATTCATATTAGCCCCACAAGCAACAGCAATTAATGTTTCTGCTTGAATTTGTTCTCTTTCGACATAAGCTTTTGCTCCGGCTATTGCTAACGCTCCGGCTGGCTCTAAAATAGAACGGGTATCTTCAAAAACATCTTTAATAGCGGCACAAGTATCATCCGTATCTACTAATATAATTTCATCTACATATTCTTGACATAAACGGAAGGTTTCTTCCCCGACTTCTCGCACGGCTACACCATCCGCAAATAAACCCACTTGTGATAATTTAATTCGATGTCCGGCTTTAAGAGATTGAGACATCGCATCCGCATCAACGGGTTCAACTCCAATAATTTTAATTTCAGGACGTAATCGTTTAATATAAGCCGCAATTCCTGAGATTAATCCCCCTCCACCAATAGCAACAAAAATAGCATGAATCGGTTGTTGATATTGCCGTAAAATTTCCATCCCAATTGTACCTTGTCCCGCAATGACATAGGGATCATCAAAAGGGTGAATAAAAGTTAATCCTTTTTCGGTTTCTAATTGACGAGCATAGGCACAAGCTTCATCAAAAGTATCCCCATATAATACGACTTCACCCCCTCTTGCTTTGACAGCATTTATTTTAACTTGAGGGGTAGTTACAGGCATGACAATAATCGCTTTTGTGCCTAATTTAGATGCACCCAAAGCAACTCCTTGGGCATGATTTCCCGCCGATGCTGCTATCACTCCCTGCTTTAATAAATCGGGGGAGAGACAAGCCATTTTGTTATAAGCACCCCGCAATTTGAAGGAAAAGACAGACTGCATATCTTCTCGCTTCAAAAGTAGTTTATTATTCAGACGGGCTGAGAGATTAGGAGCGTATTCTAGGGGTGTTTCTTGGGCAACATCATAAACACGGGCGGTGAGAATTTGTACTAAGTAGTCGCAAAGCATGGAGTTCAAACCGACGCAAGGGGTGACACCTGATGATTTTACAGGATTGAGGTCACTATTTTTTATTTTAAGAAAAATGGGCGATAATTCTTGCCTCTTCAAGGGAAAAATTCGACATAATACAGAAAGAACAATATTCTGTCATTCTCCTAAAATTCCATGAACCTTGTTGATTATCTCCGCATTAGTTTGATTGATCGTTGTAACTTCCAATGTCAATATTGTATGCCAGAAGGAGCAGAAATTGATTATATCCTGCAACAGAATTTGTTGACTCTGGATGAACTATTAACCCTGTTGCGAGAGGTATTTATCCCCGTTGGGTTTACTCGATTTCGATTAACCGGAGGTGAACCTTTATTGCGTCCTGGTGTGGTAGAATTAGTTAAACAAATTAACGCCTTTCCTGAAACAAAAGATGTGGCGATGACAACCAATGGCTTTTTATTAGCAGGAATGGCAGAGGATTTATATCAGGCTGGACTACGACGGATTAATATTAGTTTAGATTCCCTTGATCCTGATATTTTTGATCAAATTATTGGCAACCGAGGACGCAGCCGTTGGCAACAGGTTTGGGCGGGAATACAAGCAGCTTATCAAGTCGGTTTTAACCCCCTAAAATTAAATGTTGTGGTAATTCCTGGGGTGAATGATCATGAAGTATTAGACTTAGCAAAATTAACAATAGAGCGACAATGGCACGTTAGATTTATTGAATTTATGCCCATTGGCAATAACGATTTATTTGCCGATCGCGGTTGGATTTCTTCAGAAGAATTAAGACAACAAATTCGAGAACAATGGGGTTTAGAAACCTCTCAGGTGACAGGAAATGGCCCTGCGGATGTGTTTCAAATACCGGGAGCAAAAGGAACATTAGGATTTATTAGTCAGATGTCAGAATGTTTTTGCGATCGCTGTAACCGGATGAGATTCTCCGCCGACGGTTGGTTACGACCTTGTTTATTAAATGAAACCGGACAAATTGACTTAAAAACTCCTCTGCGTCAAGGTGCGACGTTTGAGGAGTTAAGAGAACAGGTAAGTAACCTATTAGGAATTAAACCCGATATAAATTTTAAACAACGAGACTCTGGTACAACCGGAAATTATGCCCGCACCATGTCCCAAATCGGAGGATAGCAACCTGATTGATTTTGGATTTAGGGTTTAATAATAATTAGGTGGGGTACGTTATTTTTAGTCGATAACGCCCCACGAAAAATAGAACGGTGAGGAACTCTTAGGCTTGACGTGAATAATATTCAACCACTAACAGTTCGTTAATTTGTAAAGCCACCCATTCCCGTTCAATGACGCTATTTACCTTTGCAGTCAGTTGTGCTTTATCTAACTCCAGATGGCTAGGAACGTTGGCTAAACCGGGATATTGTAAATTGGCTTTTACCAGTTCACGGGATTTTTCAGTATTTCTGATCCCAATTAATTCGCCCGGTCTGCATTGATAACTCGGAATATTGACGCGATGACCATTAACGGTAACGTGACCATGACTGACCAACTGACGAGCCGATGGAATAGTAGGGGCCATTCCTAAACGGAAAATGGTATTATCCAAACGCATTTCCAGCAGTTGCAGCAACACTTGTCCAGTGGAACCGGAAGCGCGGCGAGCTTTACGGACATAACGTAACAGTTGACGCTCAGAAACACCGTAGTTATAGCGCAGTTTTTGTTTTTCTTCTAACCGGATCGCATATTCAGAACGCTTGCGACGAGCTTGACCATGTTGTCCAGGGGGATAGGCCTTTCTGGGGGTCTTCCGGGTTAATCCGGGTAAATCGCCCAAACGACGAACGATTCTCAGACGGGGGCCTCTATATCGAGCCATCTAACTTCTTCTCCGCATAAAATTTTTTGCACCAATCTTTTATTATAGTATGTATCCAATCAATATTTGATAGCTCGCCTTGCGCTTCTAGTACAGACTCGTCACCAGAAGCAAATCGCTCGTCCTAATACCAGTACCTCCTCAAATTTTGGGAGATGTCTCATGATCTATAGCAGTCCTAAATAGGTTGTAATATTTTATCGTAGGGGTGATGTCCCTCCAAACCCAGACATAAAGAGGGTTTGGAGGGACATCACCCCTACAGAATTTTTTCACAAATCATTTAGGATTGCTATAGTTTTTGAGTAATACTCAAACATGATCAGAAACAGTTTCCCCATATAAATACTGATCAATTTTCTCAGACCAATCTGGATTGCCTTGTAGCTGTAA
Encoded here:
- the moaA gene encoding GTP 3',8-cyclase MoaA; the encoded protein is MNLVDYLRISLIDRCNFQCQYCMPEGAEIDYILQQNLLTLDELLTLLREVFIPVGFTRFRLTGGEPLLRPGVVELVKQINAFPETKDVAMTTNGFLLAGMAEDLYQAGLRRINISLDSLDPDIFDQIIGNRGRSRWQQVWAGIQAAYQVGFNPLKLNVVVIPGVNDHEVLDLAKLTIERQWHVRFIEFMPIGNNDLFADRGWISSEELRQQIREQWGLETSQVTGNGPADVFQIPGAKGTLGFISQMSECFCDRCNRMRFSADGWLRPCLLNETGQIDLKTPLRQGATFEELREQVSNLLGIKPDINFKQRDSGTTGNYARTMSQIGG
- the rpsD gene encoding 30S ribosomal protein S4, with translation MARYRGPRLRIVRRLGDLPGLTRKTPRKAYPPGQHGQARRKRSEYAIRLEEKQKLRYNYGVSERQLLRYVRKARRASGSTGQVLLQLLEMRLDNTIFRLGMAPTIPSARQLVSHGHVTVNGHRVNIPSYQCRPGELIGIRNTEKSRELVKANLQYPGLANVPSHLELDKAQLTAKVNSVIEREWVALQINELLVVEYYSRQA
- the ilvA gene encoding threonine ammonia-lyase, biosynthetic, whose amino-acid sequence is MLCDYLVQILTARVYDVAQETPLEYAPNLSARLNNKLLLKREDMQSVFSFKLRGAYNKMACLSPDLLKQGVIAASAGNHAQGVALGASKLGTKAIIVMPVTTPQVKINAVKARGGEVVLYGDTFDEACAYARQLETEKGLTFIHPFDDPYVIAGQGTIGMEILRQYQQPIHAIFVAIGGGGLISGIAAYIKRLRPEIKIIGVEPVDADAMSQSLKAGHRIKLSQVGLFADGVAVREVGEETFRLCQEYVDEIILVDTDDTCAAIKDVFEDTRSILEPAGALAIAGAKAYVEREQIQAETLIAVACGANMNFDRLRFVAERAEFGERREAIFAVTIPEEPGSLRKFCECIGKRNLTEFNYRIADKKEAHIFVGMQIKNRADAAKMIGNFEENGFKTIDLTDDELTKLHLRHMVGGRSALAHHELLYRFEFPERPGALMKFVCSMSPNWNISLFHYRNNGADYGRIVVGMQVPPEEMAEWQAFLESLGYRYWDENKNPAYKLFLS
- a CDS encoding C39 family peptidase; the encoded protein is MVTYLGPKDILIDQPAVLVGTYNPQQCQTVSIMAEDKYPLTVDFNPQAGIWSVSLENGFNTAGKRWLRLQGKDYQNNSIGDQVIDCMVNQEGINTRFNYTIIPQQDTVLKVKPIDSSQLNEQQKQSLKRGECLVVDTIELVNDHLKLELNKPLPNLGKFVYVYQPHVVAAKGAKLLWFNQNQLPDHIPGSQLLWVTQTTPLKLKPDDLSQLASNQYIEMPQGSTYTVLGYACIADHFRVTLNQEFPGFGKSGYLYRYHVELLEKGEEIAFDNNAINCTIINTTPLKKRPVDSAYLDSSEKITLPAGMVYGVQSYTSEAGHIKVAFTENFPNFGNTGYLYPDFILLNRGNTSLTSNKTLTYQGPSEVLVNTSVVLKGTFDPKTTAEITLFAEDRYAFDISLDWQESTWNCQLNKGFSDAGYRWLRLKAIDSQGNVTASQVINITVSENAMTVGESLTLEILEDTLFKVVPFDSASLNQRQKIAVKAGQTFNVIKYGLVDGHLKVVLENTIPPIGNFGYLYTDYVRLKKGSEVFRFDIDEVPDTDVTAQMLVMETTKIKAKPVDSSNLDPQQFEQLLLGQTFAIKGYASIKGHFRVTLAQSIPGFGTVGYVYWQHVKLIRDGQEIGYDPDAITLTVLEKTVLKKQPIDSSKLSDSDRTTLPLGRVYGVKSYGLENNHIKVSLLEELPNFGNTGYIFPQYITFKRGGRTFNPLPPQLELNVPYFSQRDNPRFYWSTCNVTSIAMVMYYYGVRPKYGQLEDELLQWCFNYAGTGSQTDHNVLSALIRAYGFKSSFSTTRYWSELKNELINRRPVVIGVDTTPSGHIITVIGYNNQGYIVNDPWGDAYTGYSNTEGRRIIYSSGYMNQVAGPDGSVWAHFIEP